ATCGCCGACCTGATCTATCAGTTTGGCGAAGAGCGTTGCAGTCGCCGGATCGCGCGACGGATCGTCGAGCGGCGCAAAGAGCGCCGGGCCGTCCGCACCGCCGATGAACTGGCTTCGCTTGTCCGCGGATGTGTCCCACGCAGCAAGAACCATCGCATCGATCCGGCCACGCGAACCTTTCAAGCCTTGCGAATCGCGGTCAATCAAGAGTTGCGGATCGTCAAGCAAGCGTTGGAAGATCTTCCCGGCTGCCTGCGGCCCGGCGGGCGATTTGCTGTGATCAGTTTCCATTCGCTCGAAGACCGGTTGGTCAAACACGCGTTTCGCGAAGCGGACGATCTGGAGATTCTAACCCGCAAACCGATTCTCGCATCGGACCGCGAAAACGCCGAGAACGCAAGAGCTCGTAGCGCCAAGCTGCGAGTAGCGGTGAAAAAGTAGGGGGGCCGGGGAGTGGCGGCGTAGCGAGTCGACACCGGACACGATTTCGCCGAGCGCTGCCACAACGACGGCCTATGTGGCCGCTTGGGGCTTCGGCTGGGGCTTCGGCTGGGAATTGGCTCGCCACCAGGCGTTGGCTTCGTCGGCCGTCCAGGGTTGTTTGGCGGCAAGTTCTTCCAGTCGCGTCCGCAGCTGAGCGGCGTTGTCGGGGCGATCGTCGGGCGATTTGGCAAGGCACCGCATCACGATCGCATCGAGAGCCGGAATCGACGACGTCGCTCCCGCTTGGCTCGGCGGCAGCGGCATCACCCCCAGCACCTGTTCGAAGATCATTTCGGGATTGGCGGTCGTGAATGGGGGGCGACCGGTCAGCATGAAATAGCCGACTGCGCCGATCGCGTAGACATCCATTCGCGGGTCGACTGCCGCGGGAGTGCGAACGCGTTCGGGAGACATGAACATCGGCGTCCCCGCCCAGATCGTCTCTCGCGTGCGAAACTCTTTGCTGTTGGGAGCGACCGATTTGGCCAACCCAAAATCGAACAAGATCAACCAATCCGCTTCGTTCCCGCGGCGGGTGATGATAATGTTTTCCGGTTTGATGTCGCGATGGATCAACCCCGCCGTGTGCGCCTCTTCGATCGACTTGCACAACTGAATCAAAAAGTGCAGCGTCCGGCTGGCCGACAGCGATCCGCTGCGCATGATCACCGTGCTCAACGTCAGTCCGTCCAGGTACTCCATCGCAAAATAGATCAAACCATCATCGGTCCGGCCGTAATCGAGGATGCGAATCGTGTGCGGACTGGTCAGCTGGGCCGCCAGTTTGACTTCCCGGTCGAACCGCCCGACATCGACCATCGTCAATCGATCCGGCCGCAGGATTTTAACGGCGCTCGCTCTCTTCAGAAGCGAATGACGGGCACGGTAGACATATCCCATTCCCCCTTCGCCGATCTTTTCCAGCAGTTCGTAGGCGCCAACCTGCTGTCCACCCGCGTTGGTCGGCAAGTGTTTCGGGCGCAGGAAGCTGTCGCCAAACCAAGCTAGCCCCGTCAGCCCCAACGGCAACAACAGCACCGCCGCCAGCCCGTACCGCATCCTTCGGGGGAATGCGTAAGCGCTGTCAAAGCTCACTTCGCTGACGATCCCCAGTTCCAATTCTGGAAGCCAACGCCATGCTCCCACTACCCGCTCGCCGCGAATATCGCGATACCCAACTATGTTTGTTCCGTCTTCGCCAACGGTCACCCGAGCCGCGGCTTCGGTCAGGGGCAGCATCCGCCGCGACCGGTCGGGGCGATAGCCATCCGCCAGCGGACCTCCCGGATCGACCACGCGGACAAAACCGTCTTCGGAATCGGGCCGATCGGTGGCGTCAACGATCCCCAGGTCGGGCCACAGCGCCGCATGGCGGGTGCGCATCAAGACATGGGCATCGCGATCGATGCAGAACGTATCGGCCAGCGTGCCCACGTTTTGCTTTTCGAAAAAAGCTTGGAAGTGCTGCAGCCATGCCGTGTCTCGCACCCGCATCACCGCCACGGGAGCGGAACCAGTGGAGTGGATCGGAAACGATACCCACATCTGTTTCGGCGCTTCGGGCGAAACGCTATCGGAACTCTGTTTCGGATGAGTTGGGAATTGTAACTGCACCGCGCCATTGGCAGCCCTCGCCAATTCGACCATCGCCTCGGGGGGCAAATGCGTCCCGACATCGGATTGGTCGGATGGTCCGCTAGCCAGGGTCAGGCCTTGAGGGGTCCATAACATATAAGGAACACCGGCACCAAATAGCTCGTCGGCCCGTTCTCGCGTCTGCTGCGCCAGGTCGGAATCGAGGAGTTGATCCTTGTCGGGAGTTGGCCTCATGGCGAGATATTGTTGTGCCAAGGCCAAAAGTTTTGGGTCGCGTCCCCACTGTTTCGCCTGGGTCTCCAACTGCGTCGCCCACAGTTTCACCTCGGACGCTGCCGATTTAACGTTCGACCGCAGCGCTGCCCGTTCGGAATCGATCGAATATTCTCGAACGCGTCGGTCGACGAGCCAAGCGAGCAGCAGGGACGTGATGCAGACCAACGCAAACACGATCCCCCGTGTGTCGGCTTGCAGACGCGACTTCAACCAACTCGAGACCGTTGGTTTGTCGGGACGCAAGCGAGCGAGGACCGATGAATCGTTGATGATGGTTTGTGATGCTTGCTGCTGGAACGGTGTCTGTCCTTCCTGCGTTGCCGCTTCGGAATCGTGATGCTTCAACAGCTTCAGGACGTCATGTCGCAGCGCCGCATCGTCACCGCAGAGTGATTCGAGTTGATCCTGCTGGCGTTCGGTCGGCACGCTTTCGACAGCAAGAAAAATTTCCTTGACGCGTGCATAATGCTCCGGCGTCATTCTTGAGCATCCTCGTCGAGCGTGTTGCGCAGCCAGGCTCGGGCCATCGCCCACTCCTTCTCAACTGTCCGAAGCCCCATCTGAAGCGCTCCGGCAATCTCCTTCATCGTCATCCCGCCAAAGAACCGCATCTCGACGATCCGCGCTTGGGTGGGGTCGAGGCCTGCCAGGGTTTCCAGCAGGTCGTCCAGCGCCAACACGTCGGCATCGCGTTCCATCGAAAAGGTGGAAACATCATCCAGTTCGATCCGCGACCATTCGCCCCCCCGCTTCTGTGCATGGACGCGGCGGGCGTGATCGACAAGGATTCGCCGCATGACCCGCGCTCCGATCGCAAAAAAGTGGGTCTTGCCGGCCCAATCGACGCGGTTCTGATCGATCATCCGAAAATAGGCTTCATGCACCAACGAGGTGGCGCTAAGCTTGTCCCGATCGGGTTCATCGCGCAGATAGCTGCCCGCCAGACGAATCAAGTCTTCGTATACCAGCGTAAACAGGCCTTCCGCTTTGGGGTTACCCTTGGCACGCTGCGACTTCAGAAGTTCGTCGGTTGCATTTTCCATCAGTTCTTGGGGACGATTGCCTGTTGCGGGCCCATAATTTCGAATCGCGAACTCAATTTCCCAAGCCGCTACTGCGAACACCATGTCCGCCGATCGATACCTTTGAAAACTCCACCTATTCTACCCGAATTGTCGAAAATTCACTATCTCGATCCAACGAAGCGATCAAAACTTGCCGAATTGAATCGACAGATTCAGCTGCTGCGACAAATCAGCTCCACGACACCAACGTTGGACGTGGAAAAAAACAGCATTTGCGAAGACCGACCCCGCTCGCCAGCGGGACGCGAAGCCATCCCGCTGGACTGGGTGTTATCGTCACAATCCCAACAACCCGCACCGCCAAGATGGTGCCAATCGACGTCCCCGTCAATATCCAGTTGTTTTAACTGTCCAAAATAACCACAAGATCTCCCGTGTCCACCTGGCTACCGGGCTTCACAACTAACTTCCCAACCGTACCTTTGTGGGGGGCAGCGATGGTCGTTTCCATCTTCATCGCTTCCAATACCAGCAGCTTTTGCCCGGCCTGAACCTTATCACCCTCGCAGACCGCAACGCTGACGACCATGCCGGGCATGTTCGCTGCGATGTGGGCGGGATCGCTCGGGTCGGCCTTAACCGCTTTGGCGTTCTCTGGCTCCAACGCCTTGTCGATCACTTCGATTTCGCGGGGCTGGCCGTTGAGTTCAAAGAAGACGGTCCGGTGTCCATCGGGATGGGGTTGCCCGGTCGCCAAATATTTGACGATCAAGCGTTTTCCTGGCTCGATATCGACAGCGATCTCTTCGCCCGGTTGTTGGCCGTAGAAGAAGTTTGGGGTTGGGATGTGGCTGACGTCACCGAATTCGCGGCGATAATCGGCGTAATCGCGGAACACCTTGGGATACAACAGGATCGATGCGGCGTAGCGATCGGCGTCGCTGCCGACCAATTCCTTCGCTTCCGCTTTAGCCGCTGCGATATCCGCGGGGGGCATCGATTCACCCGGACGGCCAGTCACCGGCGTCTCGCCTTGCAGCACGACTTCGAGCATCCGTTCGGGGAAACCACCCGGTGGTTGTCCCATCCGGCCACCGACCAAATCGACGACCGATGCGGGGAACGCGATCGGTTTTTCCGCTTGCAGCACATCGTCAGCGGTCAATTCATTGGCGACCATGAAGAGTGCCAGGTCGCCGACCGCCTTGGATGTTGGCGTGACTTTGACGATATCCCCTAACAACGTGTTGCACGACGCGTAGGTTTTACAGACTTCGGCCCAGCGGTCGCTGAGCCCCAGGGCGCGGGCCTGTTGGAACAGGTTGGTGTATTGGCCCCCCGGCATCTCGTGTTCGTACAGATCGCCGGTGGCGGGTAGGACCAAACTTTCAAACGGTGTGTAGAACTCGCGAGCCGCTTGCCAGTAGGTGGCCAACGAGGTCAACGCTTCGGTCGACAGCTTGCTGGCTCGCGGTGTGTTTCGCAACGCTTCGACCAGCGTGTTCAGGTTGACCTGCGAAGTTCCCCCCGACAGTGGCGCAAGGGCCGCGTCGGCGATCTGCAGGCCTTCGTCGGCAGCCGCCAGAATCGAAGCCCCTTGAATCCCGCCGGTGTCATGGGTGTGGAAATGGATCGGAATACCGACGTTCTCTTTCAACGCTTTGACGAGCGTGCGGGCCGCTTGGGGTTTCAGCAGCCCCGCCATGTCTTTGATCGCCAGCAGGTGAGCCCCCAGTTTTTCCAGTTCCTTGGCCAGATCGACGTAATAGTTCAGCGAGTATTTCGTCCGCGCAGGGTCCTGGATGTCGCCGGTGTAACAGATCGACGCTTCGCAGATCCCCCCCGCCTCGATCACCGCATCCATGGCGACACGCATGTTCGGGACCCAGTTCAAGGCGTCGAAGACGCGGAAGACATCCATCCCGGCGGAGGCCGCTTCCTTGACAAACAGTTGCACGACGTTGTCGGGATAGTTGGTGTAGCCGACCGCGTTGGAGGCTCTCAGCAGCATCTGGAACAGAATGTTGGGGACCGCCGCTCGCAGATCGACCAACCGATTCCAGGGGCATTCGTTCAGGAAACGCATCGAGGTATCAAACGTCGCCCCCCCCCACATTTCCAGCGAGAACAATTCGGACGCATATTGCGAATAGGCGGGTGCGATCTGCAGCATATCGAAGCTGCGCACACGCGTCGCCAGCAGCGATTGGTGCGCGTCGCGCATCGTGGTATCGGTCAACAGCAAGCTCGATTGGTTGTTGATCCAATCGACCAGGCCGGTGACACCACTCTTCAGAAACACATCGCGGGAGCCTTCGGGGCGTTTGGCGGCGACAGGGATCTCGGGGACTGGCGCGGGCAACCGCCGCGTGGCAACCGGGCGATCCAAAACCAACGGATTCCCGTTGACGATCGTTTCGCCGAGGTATTTCAGCAGTTTGGTCGCACGATCGCGACGGTTCGGCAGATTAAACAGATCGGGAGTCGTGTCGATCAGACGCGTTGTCGCATTTCCGGAAAGGAATTGATCGTTTTTGATCAAACGGACCAGGAACGGGATGTTGGTCTTCACGCCACGGATGCGGAATTCCTGTAAACAGCGTTCCATCCGCGATGCCGATTCGGCCAGCGTGCGTCCGCGTGCGGAGACCTTCACGAGCATCGAATCATAGAATGGATTGACAACGGCACCGCTGAAGGCGCTACCAGCATCCAAGCGAATCCCAAGGCCGCCAGCGGAGCGATAGTGGGTGATCCGGCCATAGTCGGGGAGGAATTGGTTTGCGGGATCTTCGGTCGTCACCCGGCACTGCATCGCAAATCCGACTGTCTTAATCTCGTCTTGAGGTGGCAGCGACAATTCGGCATCGGTCAACGACAAACCGCTGGCGACCAAGATTTGCGATTTGACCAGATCGATCCCGGTCACCTCTTCGGTAACCGTGTGCTCGACTTGAATCCGTGGATTGACCTCGATAAAGAAGAAGTCTCCCGAATCGACATCCAGCAGGAATTCAACGGTTCCGGCGTTTTCGTAGCCGACTTTGTTTCCGATCGCCAACGCCGCATCGCACAACGCCTGACGCGTCTCGGCAGGGAGGTTCGGAGCGGGGGCCAGTTCGACCACCTTTTGATGCCGCCGCTGGACGCTGCAGTCGCGCTCGAACAGGTGCAACAGGTTGCCATGCTGATCGCCTAACAATTGCACTTCGATGTGCCGAGCTCGCTCGACAAAGCGTTCGACGAAAACTTCGTCGCTGCCAAACGCCGTCAGCGACTCTCGCTGAGCCTGTTCAAAATTGGCGGCCAGTTCCTGTTCGGTGCGGACAACCCGCATGCCTCGACCGCCGCCCCCTTTGGACGCTTTCAACATCACCGGATATCCGACCGCTGCGGCCTGTTGGATCGCGTCATCGAGGTCGCGGAGGGCTTGATTGGTCCCGCCGAGGACGGGTACGTTGACCTGTTGTGCGATTTTGCGAGCGGCTACTTTGTCGCCGAGCTGTTGCAACGAATTGACGCTTGGTCCGACAAATGTAATCCCGGCGTCTTCCAACGCTTGGGCGAAATCGGCTCGTTCGGAAAGGAATCCGTATCCGGGGTGGACCGCGTCGATGTCGTGCGTAAGGCAAGTTTGCACGATCGTCGGAATGTCCAAATACGAACGAATCGGTTCGCCCGGCTTGCCGATCTGGTACGCTTCATCGGCTTTGAAGCGATGCAGGGCGTAACGATCTTCGTAGGAATAGATCGCGACGGTGCGGATTCCCAATTCATGGGCACTGCGAAAAACGCGGGTTGCGATTTCACTGCGGTTGGCGGCAAGCAATTTTCGGATGGGACGCATTGGGAATTCAGTGGTTCGTGGGGGCGAAACATGAAGCGATCGGTGGCGGATCGCACGTTGGGAGCCTTTTTTATAGTGAGCCATCGCCCCGCCGGGGAGGTCGGAGGGTTATAAATATTGGTTGTGTGTCGCCCGTCGAGCGGCGGCGCGCTGAAATCGTGGAGGCGAGAAGAGCAAAGCCGCTTAGAATGAGTTGTATGCATCCAGCCCGGCTGCCGCGGTCTAGGGATTAGGGCCCGCCCACCTGAAAAATGAGTCGACTATGATCAATTGCTTTCGATATATGCGTCGCGTGCTCCTGTGGTTCGCCGTCTTGTTCGCTGTCGCGGCGAATTCTTCCCGGGGGCAAGATCTGCTGGCGTTCGAATCGCAGGAAGTCAGCGATTTGGAAACGGATCTCCCGACGATCGAAAAAGCGTTCCCGACCCAGATCGACGACTTTCGCGAACTCGAATCGATACTTCAACCACTCGCCGCCAAGGCGATCGCTGCCACGGTAGGTGTTCGTTTGGGCGATGCTTATGCAAGTGGCGTGATCGTCAGCGCTAGCGGGTATGTCTTGACCGCCGCGCACGTCAGCGGTTCGCCGGGGCGAACTGTCCAGTTGACTCTTTCCGATGGTCGAAAGGTGCGGGGCAAAACGCTCGGGCAGAACACCGATGTCGACGGGGCGTTGATCAAGATCGATAGTCCAGGGCCGTGGCCTTTTCTGCCGGTGGCCGGCCCGAAGACGACGACAAAACCGGGGGATTGGTGTTTGGCTACTGGACATCCCGGCGGTTACGATCAAAAACGCTCCGCCCCGCTGCGATTGGGCCGCGTCATTTCGGTCAATGGATACCGCTTGCGGAGCGATTGTCCGATCGAACCGGGAGATTCGGGGGGGCCGTTGGTCGACCTACGCGGATATGTGATCGGTGTCCACAGTCGGATTTATAATGATGCGACCGGCAACCTTCACGTTCCGATCGTGACCTATCGACGGACATGGGAGCGGTTGAAGGACAGTCAGGTTTCGGTGTTGGGACCTGCAAGTAGCTTTTTGGCTCAGTTTGATTTCGATCAGGACGGACGTTTAACGCTGACCGAACTGCCCGATGGGCCACGCCGCGACGCCTACCTGCGATTGGCCAAAACGTATGATTTTGACGCCGAACAACCGCAGGAGATAAGCGATCTGCGATCGCGGATCGGTTTGGATCTATCCAAGCGTCGAAACGTGCAACTCGAGCGCCCCGGCCAGATGCTGTTCGACAGCCCCGGTGAACTCGATGCCCTCAGCAAGCATCACTATACACGCGGGCTGGCTGCACTGAACGTGCTGCGGAACGCGACGGAAGAGGCGAGCCGTTGGACGGTCGATGTGCTGGTCGATGGAGAGCAGGTCGCGACCGGAACGATTCTCGACAGCGATGGATGGGTCGTGACGAAGGCGAGCGAGTTGGAAGCGGTCGTCGATCGCCAATGGATCACATGCCACTTGTTCGACAGCGAACGCTATCGGGCGAAGCTTGTCCAAGTCGATCGGCAGTACGATCTGGCCTGGCTGAAAATCGATGCGACCGACCTGTCGGCGGTTCAATGGAAGACCGACGGCGCGGCGGCGGTTGGGCAATGGGTGATCAGCACCAGCCGCGGCCGCACACCATTGTCCGCCGGCGTGATCAGCGTCCCTGCCCGCGAGATCCGATCGACACCTGGTTTCATGGGCGTCGGTGGATCGCCGACGCGCCCCGATGCTTATGTCGAATCGATTGTCAAAGGTAGTGGCGCCGACCGTTCGGTTCTCCGAGTGGGAGACGTGATCCTAGCCGTCAACGGTGTCAACATCTCCAGCTTCGCGGCCCTCACCACCGAAGTGCGACGTTTTGTGGGGGGGGATGTGATCAAATTGCGGGTCCGTCGCGATGCCCGCGAGATGACCGTCGCGGTGCGATTGGGGCATCGGTCCGATCCCAAGTCGCAGGACGACGCGGCGATGGCGGGGCGGTTGAGCGAGCGACGCGATGGGTTCCCGTTTGCTGTGACGCACGATAGCGTCCTGTTGCCCGAGGAGTGCGGTGGACCGTTAATCGATCTCGATGGCAAGGCCGTTGGGATCAATATCGCGCGGTCGCAGCGGACCGGGACGCTAGCGTTGACGTCCGAGACGGTGGAGCGATTGTTCCGTACGATCAAGCAGCGGTTCGCAACGGCGGAATAGCCGATGTGTCCCAAGCGGAATGCGAGCTTTCAAAATTGAGCCGTTTGCCATTGAGATGGGCGAAAGCGTTGGTTTTGCAGGATTTGCAGGCAATTCTTGGTTGACATTTGCCCGCTCTTGGCGTCAATGGCCTATACACTGGCACTCGGGGGATTAACAATTGCTTGAGGCAGCAATCGCGCTGGCAAAGCTCGTGCCGTCGAGTCCTCTCGATCCTGCCACTTTTCGCATCACCACCATGAGGAGACATGAATGAGTGGGTACGACGCCTTCAGCGACGACTACTATATGAACATGCATCTATCCACCGAGCTGGATATGCCGCGTGATCGGGAGTCGGTGATGCACTTCTTCGAGCAGATCCAGCGTCGCTATCCGTCGATGCAAAACTTCTACGCTCGCGAGAAGAACGAATTTGTCCTGGAAGAGGACAAGGAGTCGGGGCAATACAATTGGGCTTCAGTCGAAGCGCGACGCGTTAGTTGCGGCGGAGTGAACCCCAAGAATATCGACGATTTGGTCGCCCAGCATCGCTCGGTGCTCGAAACCGCACCTTACGCGCTCTCGATCAGCCCGCTGGAATGCGAATCGTTGAGCGTGATGTTTGGATTCGACTTCACCTTTCGCGGCAACCAAAACGAATTGCTAGCCGAAGCGTTGGGCGTATTGCCGGCGTTTGAGAAGGCGCTCGAAGTCCCTGGGATCTCATTGCTGTCGCACGAACCGTCGATCCAGTTTGCGTTGGACGATCAGTGTCGCACGCAGTGCCGGATCGGATTCGAGACCCGCACGACGGCTTATCAGATCCGGACCACCGATTTTTCCGAAGATCAATTGAGCGTCTATCTGACGGTTCGCCGTTTTGACAGTCTCAGCGTCGGGCAGAGCTTTGCCGAAGAGTACGGTCGCTTGGCCGCGTTGGGACGCGATCTGGTCGACGAATACTTGATCGAAAACGTGCTCCGCCCACTGCAACAGACGATCGCCTTGCACTGACGAATCGTCCGTTCGGTTGCCGGCTCGCCAGTGGCGAGCGTGTCGTTGGCCCGTCAGGCTTGCATGCTTTCATCCCGCTGACGTGCTAGCGGATGACGGGAGCTTCGGTATCCAAAGGGACGCCCGATTCGGACCCCGGAGCGGTCGCCTGCAGCGTTGGCTGTTGGCCGGCAGGGTTCGCTTGGGGTTGGAACATCGCGGCGAGATCGCTGCCGTTTTCAAAGTCGACGACAATCGGAGCGTCGCCGGTCGCCTGGCCGATCACCAGACCGGAGATCTTCCAGTTGCCCGCTTCCTGTTGAACCGCCCATACGACTTCGAACGTTTGCGATTCGCCCGATTCGGAAGGTTCGGTCCAGTGCGAATGGACCAATGCGGCATCGGTTTGCCCCGGGACGGGTTCGCTACGGGTGACTTCAAATTTCGCGTCGGGCGAACCGATCGGCTGCATCACCAATCCGGTGCGACGGAATTCATCGCGAGCTTTGGTCGTTACCAAGCTGAGCGATTCGGTGTCCGAGCCGCCGCGACGCATGGCGTCGAGAAACTGGCTGACCACATTGGCGGCCGGGGTCATGTCGACGGCTGGCTTGGGAGCGGGGGAGGCTGCAGGATTTTGGCTAGCATTGTTTTCGGCGACCGGCGCACTGCTAGAGCCGCAACCGACAACCATCGACAAAGCCAACAGGGTCAATCCTAGACCGGTTTGTTTGCTCAAAGTCATAGTTTAACTGTTTGTCTGAATTCCAGGGGGGCGAGCGCTCGCACGGACAGGGGGAATCGTTTTTTGCTTGGAGGCAGATCAGCCGCGGCGCGATAGATCACGGTTCGTTGGAGAACCGGACGCTAGCGCGTGCCAGCTGATACCGTCAACTGAAACACCGATTTGCCCTGCTCGCTTAGGTAGCGCTGAAGATTCCGGCAATCGAATTGCCGCCAGAGATGTGTGGTATGCAATTCAAACGGCCGCGGTCAACCTCGATTTCCCCGCCGCAACCGTTGAAAATTCATCGCCAGCAGAGCAGCTGGGTCTGGGTTGGTCGGGCTGTCGCTTGCCACTGGGCCAGATGGGGTGGCAGGGCGAATTCGTAATCCCGCTGTTGCGCGTCGACGGTAAAACCGGCGGCGGTCAATTGTTGCGTGATCGCATCGACGGAATTCTCCGCCAATGTGGCTGGCGTCTCGTGCACCTCGACATAGATCGCATGGATCTGCGGCAATTGGTGGGCGATCTCTTGCAAAACCGCTTGCTCGCTCCCCTCGATATCCAGTTTCAGAAAGTCGATCTGTTGGTCGGCGATCAGGGGGGAAAGCCTGCGGCAGGCAACCGTTCGGCTGGTCGAACCCGGTCGTTCGGCCCAGCCCGCGTTCAACGAGTTGCCACGTCCATCGGCGGTTGGCGCCAGGTCGCCGTAGAATGTCGCCTGGCCATCGCAATCGCTGACGGCCGCTTCGATACAGCGAACACCGGGAAGGTCGTTAACGTCGACATTCCGCTGCAATGACGCGAAGGCAAACGGGTCGGGCTCGAAGCAAATGATCTTGGCGTGTGGCCAGCGAACCTTGCATTCGAGCATCGTCACGCCGATGTTCGCACCGCAAT
Above is a genomic segment from Rosistilla ulvae containing:
- a CDS encoding serine/threonine-protein kinase, producing the protein MTPEHYARVKEIFLAVESVPTERQQDQLESLCGDDAALRHDVLKLLKHHDSEAATQEGQTPFQQQASQTIINDSSVLARLRPDKPTVSSWLKSRLQADTRGIVFALVCITSLLLAWLVDRRVREYSIDSERAALRSNVKSAASEVKLWATQLETQAKQWGRDPKLLALAQQYLAMRPTPDKDQLLDSDLAQQTRERADELFGAGVPYMLWTPQGLTLASGPSDQSDVGTHLPPEAMVELARAANGAVQLQFPTHPKQSSDSVSPEAPKQMWVSFPIHSTGSAPVAVMRVRDTAWLQHFQAFFEKQNVGTLADTFCIDRDAHVLMRTRHAALWPDLGIVDATDRPDSEDGFVRVVDPGGPLADGYRPDRSRRMLPLTEAAARVTVGEDGTNIVGYRDIRGERVVGAWRWLPELELGIVSEVSFDSAYAFPRRMRYGLAAVLLLPLGLTGLAWFGDSFLRPKHLPTNAGGQQVGAYELLEKIGEGGMGYVYRARHSLLKRASAVKILRPDRLTMVDVGRFDREVKLAAQLTSPHTIRILDYGRTDDGLIYFAMEYLDGLTLSTVIMRSGSLSASRTLHFLIQLCKSIEEAHTAGLIHRDIKPENIIITRRGNEADWLILFDFGLAKSVAPNSKEFRTRETIWAGTPMFMSPERVRTPAAVDPRMDVYAIGAVGYFMLTGRPPFTTANPEMIFEQVLGVMPLPPSQAGATSSIPALDAIVMRCLAKSPDDRPDNAAQLRTRLEELAAKQPWTADEANAWWRANSQPKPQPKPQAAT
- a CDS encoding ECF-type sigma factor, with protein sequence MENATDELLKSQRAKGNPKAEGLFTLVYEDLIRLAGSYLRDEPDRDKLSATSLVHEAYFRMIDQNRVDWAGKTHFFAIGARVMRRILVDHARRVHAQKRGGEWSRIELDDVSTFSMERDADVLALDDLLETLAGLDPTQARIVEMRFFGGMTMKEIAGALQMGLRTVEKEWAMARAWLRNTLDEDAQE
- a CDS encoding pyruvate carboxylase — its product is MRPIRKLLAANRSEIATRVFRSAHELGIRTVAIYSYEDRYALHRFKADEAYQIGKPGEPIRSYLDIPTIVQTCLTHDIDAVHPGYGFLSERADFAQALEDAGITFVGPSVNSLQQLGDKVAARKIAQQVNVPVLGGTNQALRDLDDAIQQAAAVGYPVMLKASKGGGGRGMRVVRTEQELAANFEQAQRESLTAFGSDEVFVERFVERARHIEVQLLGDQHGNLLHLFERDCSVQRRHQKVVELAPAPNLPAETRQALCDAALAIGNKVGYENAGTVEFLLDVDSGDFFFIEVNPRIQVEHTVTEEVTGIDLVKSQILVASGLSLTDAELSLPPQDEIKTVGFAMQCRVTTEDPANQFLPDYGRITHYRSAGGLGIRLDAGSAFSGAVVNPFYDSMLVKVSARGRTLAESASRMERCLQEFRIRGVKTNIPFLVRLIKNDQFLSGNATTRLIDTTPDLFNLPNRRDRATKLLKYLGETIVNGNPLVLDRPVATRRLPAPVPEIPVAAKRPEGSRDVFLKSGVTGLVDWINNQSSLLLTDTTMRDAHQSLLATRVRSFDMLQIAPAYSQYASELFSLEMWGGATFDTSMRFLNECPWNRLVDLRAAVPNILFQMLLRASNAVGYTNYPDNVVQLFVKEAASAGMDVFRVFDALNWVPNMRVAMDAVIEAGGICEASICYTGDIQDPARTKYSLNYYVDLAKELEKLGAHLLAIKDMAGLLKPQAARTLVKALKENVGIPIHFHTHDTGGIQGASILAAADEGLQIADAALAPLSGGTSQVNLNTLVEALRNTPRASKLSTEALTSLATYWQAAREFYTPFESLVLPATGDLYEHEMPGGQYTNLFQQARALGLSDRWAEVCKTYASCNTLLGDIVKVTPTSKAVGDLALFMVANELTADDVLQAEKPIAFPASVVDLVGGRMGQPPGGFPERMLEVVLQGETPVTGRPGESMPPADIAAAKAEAKELVGSDADRYAASILLYPKVFRDYADYRREFGDVSHIPTPNFFYGQQPGEEIAVDIEPGKRLIVKYLATGQPHPDGHRTVFFELNGQPREIEVIDKALEPENAKAVKADPSDPAHIAANMPGMVVSVAVCEGDKVQAGQKLLVLEAMKMETTIAAPHKGTVGKLVVKPGSQVDTGDLVVILDS
- a CDS encoding S1C family serine protease — protein: MINCFRYMRRVLLWFAVLFAVAANSSRGQDLLAFESQEVSDLETDLPTIEKAFPTQIDDFRELESILQPLAAKAIAATVGVRLGDAYASGVIVSASGYVLTAAHVSGSPGRTVQLTLSDGRKVRGKTLGQNTDVDGALIKIDSPGPWPFLPVAGPKTTTKPGDWCLATGHPGGYDQKRSAPLRLGRVISVNGYRLRSDCPIEPGDSGGPLVDLRGYVIGVHSRIYNDATGNLHVPIVTYRRTWERLKDSQVSVLGPASSFLAQFDFDQDGRLTLTELPDGPRRDAYLRLAKTYDFDAEQPQEISDLRSRIGLDLSKRRNVQLERPGQMLFDSPGELDALSKHHYTRGLAALNVLRNATEEASRWTVDVLVDGEQVATGTILDSDGWVVTKASELEAVVDRQWITCHLFDSERYRAKLVQVDRQYDLAWLKIDATDLSAVQWKTDGAAAVGQWVISTSRGRTPLSAGVISVPAREIRSTPGFMGVGGSPTRPDAYVESIVKGSGADRSVLRVGDVILAVNGVNISSFAALTTEVRRFVGGDVIKLRVRRDAREMTVAVRLGHRSDPKSQDDAAMAGRLSERRDGFPFAVTHDSVLLPEECGGPLIDLDGKAVGINIARSQRTGTLALTSETVERLFRTIKQRFATAE
- a CDS encoding FkbM family methyltransferase; the encoded protein is MISLAAAGAFPISRVTRFRGYRLHYNDAEAMESMCREADEFPAFFTPRADDALFIDCGANIGVTMLECKVRWPHAKIICFEPDPFAFASLQRNVDVNDLPGVRCIEAAVSDCDGQATFYGDLAPTADGRGNSLNAGWAERPGSTSRTVACRRLSPLIADQQIDFLKLDIEGSEQAVLQEIAHQLPQIHAIYVEVHETPATLAENSVDAITQQLTAAGFTVDAQQRDYEFALPPHLAQWQATARPTQTQLLCWR